One window of Silene latifolia isolate original U9 population unplaced genomic scaffold, ASM4854445v1 scaffold_831, whole genome shotgun sequence genomic DNA carries:
- the LOC141640484 gene encoding small ribosomal subunit protein bS1c, giving the protein MASLANQLAGNLRCPPLANTNLSKPLFSNKHGGYRQNRTSPIVSAVAVNNAQTRERQKLKDLFEEAYERCRTAPMQGVSFTVDDFHSALDKYDFNTELGTKVKGTVFCTDANGALVDITAKSSAYLPVQEASIHRIKHVHEAGIVPGVREEFIIIGENEADDSLILSLKSIQFGLAWERCRQLQAEDVVIKGKIVGANKGGAVALVEGLRGFVPFSQISTKSEAEDLLEKELPLKFVEVDEEQSRLVLSNRKAMADSQAQLGIGSVVTGTVQSLKPYGAFIDIGGINGLLHVSQISHDRVSDIATVLQPGDTLKVMILSHDRERGRVSLSTKKLEPTPGDMIRNPKLVFEKAEEMAQTFRQRIAQAEAMARADMLRFQPESGLTLSSDGILGPLTSDLPEEGLDLSDLPPAQES; this is encoded by the exons atggcATCTTTAGCAAATCAATTAGCAGGAAATCTAAGATGCCCTCCATTAGCAAACACAAATTTATCAAAACccttattttcaaacaaacatggTGGTTATAGGCAGAATAGGACAAGTCCAATTGTGTCAGCAGTAGCTGTAAACAATGCACAAACAAGAGAAAGGCAGAagctcaaggatttgtttgaagAAGCCTACGAACGATGTCGTACTGCTCCTATGCAAGGTGTCTCCTTTACTGTTGATGATTTTCATTCTGCTCTTGATAAGTATGACTTCAATACTGAGCTTGGTACCAAG GTGAAGGGTACCGTATTCTGTACCGATGCTAATGGAGCACTAGTCGACATAACAGCAAAATCCTCGGCATACTTACCTGTCCAAGAGGCTTCTATTCACAGAATAAAACATGTTCATGAAGCCGGCATAGTTCCTGGGGTGCGGGAAGAATTCATTATTATTGGTGAAAATGAAGCAGATGATAGCttgatcttgagtctcaaatcaATTCAGTTTGGGCTTGCATGGGAACGGTGTCGACAGCTGCAAGCCGAGGATGTTGTTATCAAGGGAAAG ATTGTTGGAGCGAACAAAGGTGGAGCGGTGGCACTGGTGGAAGGTCTTCGTGGCTTTGTTCCCTTTTCTCAGATATCAACT AAATCTGAAGCTGAGGACCTTCTTGAGAAGGAACTCCCCTTAAAGTTTGTTGAGGTTGATGAGGAACAATCCAGGTTGGTGCTTAGCAACCGCAAAGCAATGGCTGACAGCCAGGCACAACTTGGGATTGGATCTGTTGTTACAGGAACAGTTCAATCGCTCAAACCTTATGGGGCCTTTATTGATATTGGTGGGATCAATGGGCTTCTCCATGTTAGTCAAATCAGTCATGACCGTGTTTCCGATATTGCAACCGTCCTGCAACCTGGTGACACCTTGAAG GTCATGATTTTGAGCCATGACCGAGAAAGAGGCAGGGTTAGTCTGTCGACCAAGAAGTTGGAGCCCACTCCTGGAGACATGATTCGTAATCCAAAACTTGTCTTTGAAAAG GCTGAGGAGATGGCACAAACCTTCAGACAAAGAATTGCACAAGCTGAAGCAATGGCCCGTGCTGACATGCTCAGATTTCAGCCAGAG